GCCCACACTCTGAACTGTGAGAAGGAACGATTCCATCCACGAAGGGGCATGCTGATCATAATGGTGGGTTATTAGAGTGCATGCAGCTGTGTCTACAAAAGCTAGGCTACGAGTGCAGATATAATTTACATGAGTAAAGTATCCACAGGGTAtaacaggtgcttgccaccatccTCTGAGAAAGTTTTCTCCTGTTCCATtgtgtcttcttttccttttgagactGACCATTTCCTTATGTTCGTCAGTGCCACTTCCATCTGGACAGAAGGAATCCAGGTCAAGGCTGACGGGAGGAGCAGGAGCCATTAATGAGAGCAGACCTCAGAAGCCAACAGAGGTGAGAGGAGCACCATCCACAGCCCCATCCTCTGAATGCTGTGGGAAGAAGTCCACAAAATACCACCCCTTGGAGTGAGTCAGTAGCAGAGCCCTTGCTGCTGTCTGCAAATACCCCATCAAAACATGTTTGGGGTGATTCTTGGACCTGGTTTCAATTTCTTTTCTGCCAGTCAGCAGTTGTGCTTGACTCACAATTTGTTGCCATCTCTTGAATTAAACTCAGGAAATAGGATAAAGATCAGAACCACATTGTAAAAGCTTCCTTATGGTTCCTTTTTTGCTAAGATAAATAATGAGCAGCTCTGATCCACCTCTCTGGAGAGCTCAGAGCACACTACCAGGAGCTCCTAGCCACAGAGTGAGCACAGGTGGCTGGTGTTCTCTTGATGAGGAAAGACAGCAGTGTCCAATCTACTCTGCCTTGCACGGAGCCCCAGGTGCTCTCCCGGACTGTGTTGCTACCTAAAGCACATGGCAATTGCATGATGCTAACCAGAGCAGCCCCCTCACTCATTAGAAACATCTGCTTTCCATTATTTACACAGGAAAAGTTTTCCTTTTTACTGAGCCTACACAGTTCAAACTTAAGTGGGATTTGCCAGctatctggctaattttatgaACAATAATAAAGATTGGTGAACACTTGGTTTTTGTATAATTATAATCAATTTTATGTTAAACTTAGCTTAAAAGAAATTTATCTTCATGAGAAAAATAGACAGACTTTAGTGAGGACCAATCTGCAAAATGCCTGACCAGAgttcttcaaaactgtcaaggtcatcaaaatcaaagaaagtttcagagATTGTCACAACCAAGAGGAGCCTAAGGCAATGCTGTGACAAAATGTCATGCGGTGGTCTGGATGGGGTCTTGGACCAGAAAAAGGATACTAGATAAAAACAGGAAGTCCAAATAATATGTAGATtttagtcaataataatgtatcaatattggctcattaAATTGTGACAAATGTGCCATACCAATGAAAGATGGTAATAACAGGGGAGGCTAGGTGTGGAGCATTCATTCGAGTACTCTCTCAACTATGCTCTCAACTTTTGGGTGagtctaaaactgttctaaaataaaaactttatttaaaaatatataaagaggctgggcacagtggctcatgcctgtaatcccagcactttgggaggtcgggaCAAGAggacgcttgagcccaggagttggagaccagcctaggccacatgataaaaccctgtttctacaacacatacaaaaatagtggcacatgcctgtagtctcagctagtcaggcggatgaagtgggaggatcacctgagcctggcaaggtcaaggctgcagtgaatcgtTATTGTGAAAATGAACTCCagccaggcgacagagtgagaccctgtctcaaaaaaaaaaaaaaaaaaaaaaaaaaaactatacatatacatatgtaaattaagaatgaaacaaaaacttCCATAATCTCACCTTCTCTGAATTTTGGAATTGTGTAAAATTTGCCTCAAACCAATGATAAGTAATAGCTCATGTTTACCAAGTGCTGACAACATGTCAGTGTGCTAAGAACTTTACACACGTTACTCGTTTAATTCTCACAAAGATCTTATGGGGTAGGTACAACCATTAGCCTACTGtacagatgtagaaactgaggcatagcaccattaaataatttgtccagcTCAGAAAGCAGCATTTGGTTATAGAGCTCATGTACTCTACCACTGCTCTATACTGCACAGAGCAGGGCCACAAATGAAAAGACAGTCATGAGTCCATTAAAATTCCAGGACAGTGAACACTGGGACATAGGATATGCTGCTAAGGGGGGCTGGGACATTCAAGGCCTGAGTGACTTCTCTGCATCTGTATACAGAGCCTGGTAGATGTGCCACTCATTTGTCATCTGATGATAATCTACTCACGAAAAACCATATTCTTTGAAGGATGATTAATTAATTTGACAAATCTGAGATTAAGACAAATGACTTAGAGGGGAAAGAATCAGTCatagcctgcacctggcccagTATGGACTTCCTGTGGCAGGCCACTACCCCTTCTGCCTGTATCTTCGGGTCTGCCCAGTTCAGCCTCTCTCTATCTAAGCAGCCAACCTGCACACTCCATCTCAGGGGAAAGGAGCCTCCAAGCTGGCTCTCCCCATCTTCTCTCATAAATCCCAGAGCATGTTCTAGAATAATCGTTGACACGTGCTTTTAACCCTGATTTGCAGGTTTGAACACCTGTAGAAAGGTGAGGTTCACTCTCTCCAAATGGAGCCCATCCTTGCCTCCCCAATAGCCTAGGAGACCCAAGACCCAGTTGCAGAGCTCTCTAAGGTCATTGCTCCTCAGGCACTCCACATCCTAGCCCATGACTCCCGAACCTGGGGTTGTGCTgaactccctctgcctccctgacaGATTGATCCACCAGCAAGTCCTGGCATCTCTTCCCCTAAGGTCCATCCcaaccccaccctcacccccaattCTCTGCCTCTTTGCTGCCAGCACTCCACCTGGGCCACGCTCACTTCCTGCTTGGACTGCAGCATGGATGCTGCAGGGACTCCAGAGGCTGCAGAGGGATGCTAGCATGCCGTGACTCATTTGAAAGTCACAATAgcactgatatttttatttccaactgcCTAGCTTGTCTGCCTCTCAGCTGTTTTCCAACTTTGACGATGGAAAGGTTGCATCTTCAGGCTCTGTTCAGCTCAGCCTCCCTCTGTCTAAGCAACCCTGCCTGCTTAGAAAGGAGTTTTATTAACTCCTCCAAACCTACATTTATTTCCTAAAATTGCATGATATGTGTACTTTCAACACACAGAGAAGGACacccatacatacacatatttgttTGTATATTAATTTGTATAGATTCAATTTAAACACACTTTTAACTATATAGATTGATACATATATAgatgatttttaatttgttgaccTTGCCAGATAACCCTCTCCCGTCtcaccttcccctccttcccGTACTGAATCCTGGAGGCCCTAAACCATATCCACTTCATTAGATCCTGACTGGCTGCAGCCATCTGCGACCTGCTTCCCTGTGCAGGTTGACTCTTCCTCCTGACATTTGAGAACCATTTGTCCCCTTCCCTTAGGGCATGATGTTCTCCATGCTATGGTGGGCTGTGATGGGGGAAGCTGTATGTGTCCTAGGGTCCCAGAACTTACAAGGCTGGGAGGATGGAGCTTAGTCCAGACTCTGGCCTCTGCTAGCATACTGTCAAACCACAGGGTGAGGCAACCATGCTGGAATGGCCCTGACTCGCAAGGCTACACTGCAAACCCAATGGCTTGTTAGGACTCCTTTCAGTCACTTCCAAGAGCTACTGCCCATTGGACCCTGCATCCCCAGGAGCTGCTCTTATGGAGAGGAGCTGTCGCGGGGGTCTTCAGAGAGCTTCCAATAGGACTAGAAGGACATCCAGAAGGAAGATATTAAGCTGGGTTTGGAGTGTAAGCCAGGGAGACCTCAATGTCAGGGCCTCCTGCCCATCTGCCTCCCAGATGATGTCAGCCTTTATGACCCAAGGAGAGGACACTGGCCTTCAGCATAATTCTCTCTGTTCTTCACTTGGGAAACCTTGTGTGGGGCTAAAACAAAACCAGAGTCCAGTGGTGGTGTTGGGAAAATATTTCATGAGGTGGGGTCGGGGAGAGAACACCAAGGTTTTGCTGTGTGTACAGAAGGTAAAACGATGGCTGAGATTCCAGGAGCATTCACCTTCAGTTCACAAGTGTTTCTGCCATTCACAAACCAGATGTCTTAATTAAAATGCTGCTAAAGGAAGCAAATCAATTAGCAGATCCCATACAAGATGGTTTATTTCATCCTACACACAGAAAATTGCTTATGAGTATCACATTACCGCTCTTGGTTATCAGTTAACAAAGGCTGCTAATGAACAGCATCGTTATCAAGTTGGGTAAGAGACGCCCTGGGAGTCCAGACAAATTATGACAACACAGCACTTTGTTGTGAAATATAGCTCATCTTTCATCACACACAAGGAGGGAAACCCAGTCTGAGAGATTTCctggaaagtggaaaggcaaAGAATATTCCGTGATGTGATCCCAGAAATACAGGGTTAATATTACAAGGGAGAGAAATGCTCATGGGGCCTTAGCCTGATGGCAATTGTAGAATGGCGTGGCTTTCCTCAGCCTCTACCAGTCATGTCTTTTATGCAACAGCCATGCACATTGTAATAATAACCACAAAATAATTgtataaggagaaaaataataactgACATTCATGGCCCTCTGCAAGGCACAGCATCTGCTTTCTCATTTGGTCCTTCGTTGGTTCCATCCTTTGAAGGTCTGAGAACAGCAGGCCCATTCCATGAACACCAAAGCCCTTCCTACCACGCCAGCCCAGACTGCCATTTCTCCTCCAGAAGGCCAGCATTCATCATCGATAGGGCTAGAGACCATCCCGGAGTCCCCACGTTTCAGGACTCCCGAATCTTCACATAGTCTGTCTTTAAGAAGGAATCTCCTGGCAGCTAAGAGGGTGAAGCTAATCGTTCTACAAATTACTGCTAACTGTTGATAAGACGGCAGTGCGTAGGAAGCTGTGTGTTGGGTCGGATTCCCCTTTTCATGAGCCATTTTCTGTGGTAGGTTCCACGGACATGGACACCATGCCCTCATGGAAGCGTGAACAGCTCCAACACAGGGTGAAGTTTTTGGTGTCCACCTTCTTCTACTTCAGGCTAAATTGCTCAATCCTTCCTCTGTGCAGTCTGCTTCTTCCAGAAGAGGCATGATATTTTCCTTCAGGACAGAGGCACTGTATATTCTATTCCTTCTATTATTTGCCTCCAATATTCAGTCCATGTGAAAGTTCATTACCAGCCTTGGGTGTTGGATGCAGAACATCCTGAGATGTTAACCATGGGCCATTTTCCACGGGGCTAGAACACCTCTTCATGTCACTGCTTGCCTACAGCTCAATCACCTGTGCATCTCTGGAAAGGAAGAGAACCATCTGAAAGACTTATTGAGAGAGCAACTATGCTCTAATTATTGCATGTGTTTATGCAATTCACACAATTAAAGAGGTATAAAAGCTCATCAGCAAAGCCTGCAAGGTGGGACACTTCCTTGCGCAACATAGAAAGGAACCTGAAGGCCAGTGGCTTCTGGGTAAAGGGGAGAGCTCAACCTGGAAGTTGTTTTCTGCCTGCCAAACCCAAGGCAAACAAAACTTCATCCACTTTGATGACAAAAAGAGAAGTCATTCCTCGAGGTTAATAGGCATATTTTGGGAAACTTCTCACTTTCTGTAGTTGGTGAATTTGCACAGATCTGGCCAGATGCTACAAGGAACAAGGTAGATAGACCTATGAGAATGGAACTGGAAAATAATGCCTTCACATCTGAACTACAAGCTGTTACAGAGGGTGAGACTTCTCCGTACTTGGTGTACCAGCTTTGATGAAAGGGAAGGGCAGCATAGGTGTCTAAAAAAGGGGAACATGGAAGAGAAGATGAGTCAACAAACCAAACTCAGatacaatagaatgtggactgaaagTAGGATGCAGACCCTGCGAAGGGCCTCACTTATACCTCCATGCCTTGAGACCAAATTTACACCCTCACTGTAGTTTCACACAGACATctagaatataatagaatggtatATAGGCTTACAGTGAATGATGCAAAATTGTGTATGACTTTCCATTGTGTATATTCAGTCACAATCTCCTGACAGCTAAGAACTCCTCATGAGAGATGGGGCAGCAACAGCAGGAAGGCGGGACAGAGTGAAGCATCTTTGGGACAAGCCACGTCAAAGGCCATAAAACAGACAGCACATACTTGACTACCCCATATTTGAGGACCAAGGACACAGGTAATGGTCAGGGATATAGAGCTTGATGGCAGTAGAACCAACGTTAAAGATAAGAAAGACATTGGAAACCAGCAAGATATGGTGAGAGGAAGTGGTGAGAAAAGTAAAGGGAGGGATTCCAAGCAAGGGCCTCAAATGCCATCACgggtttttttctccttcaaaagCTGGAAGTTCCAGAGGAACATGGGGTTTAGAggcccagaagctgagcagagggTTCATCCTTCCTAGTGTCTTTAACAAGCCCTGCATTAAAAGGTCCCTTCAGGTGTTGATAAGGAAGGGATCTAAAGAAGTTGGAGTTAGCCAGGTTTGCACTTGAGATATCAATGCCCAGAGTAGATGCGCAGCCCAAGAGAGCAGCCTCCTCCCATCCCTGGCTGCCCTGAACAGAAGAAGGGGCACTGCTGAGCTACCTCATGTATGAAGTTGTTCTCTGACAGGTAGTGATACCTCTGCAGATGGGTGTGTCACCAGCCACCAGAGAGCCAGGCACGATCTGGAGAAAACAAGACAAGGCTGGCAGAGTCTAGGGTAGCATCTGCTGGCTGGACTAGTAGGTGAATTAGGCTGCATGGTACTCCGGGTTGGCATCatgagaaacagcaagagagtgTTGCATACCATGTGATTTAGTGGCTACTTAACCCAAATCTTTGACCACATCCTCCAAGAATCACATAGAccaacaaagagagaaagaaacaaaaagaaacaaaagtaaaactaataatgAGGATGCCTATACATTCTGGTTAGCCCCAGGGTTCATCTGTTTAGGATACATTTATGCCTGCTAATACTGAAAAAATATCTTTGGCAAAATCCAACACatatttctggtttttaaaacTCAGTAAAATAGGAACTGATGAATACTCCTTAACATGATAAGATATGTGTGCTTCAGCCCTAGAGCCAGCATGTTACTTGATGGACACCACTAGTGGATTTCTCATCAAAGTCTGGCAGAGGCATGTTGTATGCACACTTTTCCCACTATTATTTAACATTGATGTTTTTAGCCAATGCAATCAGAGAGGAGAAAACAAAGGCATATGAATTGGGAAAGAAGATCTATATTTTGGCAGATGACATAATATCGTAAAAACTCAAGGAACggagaagaaaacagagacaaataATAAAAGCATTCAACAAGGCAACCCCTATAATGCTAACATAATCCCCCAAAATCAAAATACAATCAATGACCAGGTAGGAGACATAATGGCAAAAACtccattttgaaagcagcaaaggcaaaatacttaggaataaatatcACAAAAAATACGACAATCTTATAAGAGTAAAATCTGAAAACTCTCCtgaaacacacaaaaacagaaacacacaaaatcagataattttttatgaaaaaattatctCTTTTCCATGGAGAGCCACTTAACATCGTAAAGAAGTTAATCATCTTTAACTTAATATGTAAATGTAATGCAACCCCAATTTAAATACCAGgatgtttgcttctttttttttttctgtgtgctatttttattttctttgctttggtCTATACAAAAACCCAATAACCAAAAACACAAAGCAATCATCATAAAATTCTCCACTGggacctcccccagcccccacaccatgaaatatttttgtttgtgtggaAAGATTCTGAAgttgattctaaagttcatatggaaaaataaatatgcaagaaTAGCTGGAATAAAATAGCAAGATTGTCCCCTGCAAAGGAAGCACAACGTGTGTGTGGGTGGAGGGAACCAGCACCACCAGAAGGTAGAGCACACCAGGAAGCCTCTGTAGGCTCAGCCTCTCTAGGAAGCTCTCAGCACATGAATAACCACAAAGATCAATGGAGAATAAAGTCTAGAAATACCCTAGTACGCACAGAAATTTAGAACATTATGAAAGTGGCAAATGAAACACTGGGGAAATAgggtggttttaaaaaatagtattggaATAATTCAATTGCcatttgggaaaaagaaaaaactggatCTGTAACTCATACCACACACCAGAATAAATGCCAAATGGATCAGACATCTAAGTAAACAATAAAACCATCCAAGTGCTGGAAAAAGTACATGTGCAcagatatatacatctatatgtaaacattttctaattttattttaaaaagtgtgtctatataaaagtgtttttaattaaatatatttttgtaaaagtaTCATAGAAAGAATAAACCAGGAACTATTGAAAATAGCAACTTCAAAGCGGTAGGTAGGATCATGGTGGAGTGGACAGTTACAAGAGAAACACTTCTCTGAGTTTATCTGTTTACATAGTTTATCTCTGAATCATGTACATGACACACAATTCAGAGATAAACTGTGTAAACAAAActatgtaaattaaaattttaaaagattaaaacagGAAATAGTAAAATAGAATACACACTAAAACAAGTGTTTCTGACTCTCTATCCAATTGATAGCATAACCACACAGAGAATATAATTAATTTCATTTGAACACAATACTCTGGCTATACACACCTAGAGGGCTAAATTCTAAGGGCAAAAGCCACTGCAAAGAAATGTGCAAGTTTACTGAGCAGGTCTATAGCTGTATAGTGCTCTAATTTCTGGAGGCATTTTGTGTGTATTAAGAATAgagaaaatgagtaaaaatattaTGTGGTTGAAAAGCAGGGTTTTTACTTTGGAGAAGGCAATCTAGACACATGGATTAGGGAAAGCTTAGGAAAAATCTTATGATATTGAGTTTGTAATTTAAATGTACATTTCCTGACTCTGCCCATTGAAAGGGCCTAGAAGCAATAACACCTCAGTAGCCCTGAGCACACATTGTGCCCAGATCTTAGTTTCTAAAAATCATTCcatagtaaaaattaaaataaaataaaagagagagagagagaaacagggacCCTTGGGAAAATTAGACCCTTGTGCTACCCTTGGGAGCAGGACAAGGTGAGCCTGAGATATTGTATTGTCAGAAGTCTAGCGTGTGCTCAAAGTCTAATGGGGTTCTGTCTAAAGGGCACAGGGGCCACCAAGAAGTGACCTGCACTAGCCAAATTTGCAACAATTTGGGCATCAGAAAGAATCATGATGGCAATGGATTAAAATGCATTGAAGTCCACAGTAATAATCCtcaacaaaagaagaagaaaggggagaTAGAATGAAAAGGCTTTCTTATAGATGAATGCCAGCTattaaatatagaagaaatgctGGAATTAGAAAGTCAATATTTTGTAATCACCAATGGCAATAACTGCTTCAAGCAGGATCATGAATAGATATAAAATCATTAGCTGAGTAATTGTTGGGGGTCGGGATATTCACATAGTGTCAAAGTGCCACCCCTcgtattattcattcatttcagagGGCAAAATTCTAATTTCTACAAATGTAGAAATCTAGTGGTCACTCCCTTAACCAAGCAAACGAAGCATCACCAACAGTGATGCAATACAACGAACGATACACAACATCACCTCATGTTATTTCCGACCAAAAACTTCAATCTGAATCTACTCTGGAGAAAACAATCAGACAAATCCAGAAAATGGGACATTGTATAAGACAACAAGGCTTAGGGACTTCTCAATCAACAATGCCTTAAGGATAAAAAGCAGAGGGGCTGTTCAATACTGAAAGAgacttaaaaaaagacaaaataaatacaaatattttttctggattGGAAAATAGCACAATAAAAAATAGAGCAATAAAAGATACTTCTGAAATAACCACAGAAATTTAAATATGGACTGTATAATAGATTATATTAAATTAGCATTAATTTTCTTAGGAGTGGTCATTGTATTGTGATTATATACAATAGGAGATACAattgtgctgtattcaggggTGAAATATCATGATATCTACACTAATTTGCAAGTAGATCAGTCAAAAAAGGCTTACGTACACAAAGATAAAGCAAAGGGGGCACCGTGTCAGTGAGTGACCCTAGGTGAAGggtgtattttttttattgtccctttctttcaacttttctttggatttgaacatttttcataaagCAGGAgagtgaggtcaagagattgccCCAGGCTTGTGTGACCATCCTGGGCTGGTCAGACAGGGAGCAAATTCTCAGTGGGTTTGGCACATGCACGGGGAATGAGGTGAGGAAAAGCCAAGCTGGGGAATGTGGATTGTGAAATGATGATTCTCAAAACCCTGGTGAAGATGCCTTCATTCCTAGGAGTCTTCATCCATAGGCTCATTCAGTCAGGGGTCCAAGATTCTGTCCCCTTCTGTAGACCGGCCCTCCACATACGGGCTTCGTCCTGAGACCCCAAAGCAGCACTGAGATGCAAATACCCAGCCAAACTGATAGCATGATGACATGAAGAGATGTTTGGGAATTTTTTTCACCAAATGGACTAAATTGGCTAATTATTAGATTTGACACTATCATAGGATAGGTCttggagaatgaaaaaaaatttacctaTCCCATTTTCTCAGCTCTAACTGGGCAAATGCCCCACAGCTTCATGTTAAATCTTGCCAAGTACCACCACGTCCCAAGGTGATGCTGATTCCTGGTCTCACAGCTGTCCTGGCATGAGGGCTCCTGGCCATGGCCATGGTTGCCCGTCCCACGTGGCCAGGGGAGGGAGAGGTCATGCCAAAAACCCATGCAGCCCCATGGGGCAGAGACTGCCTGTCCTTTTAAGACAAGTGATCACTCTTACAACTCACCTTTTGGAGAAGTTGTGGTTTTGcctgcaaaacaaaataaaagggtGTTCATTGCCTAAGCCTTAGAAGACAGAAAGACAGTGCAAAACTTGCTGCAGGAGAGTGGCTTGCTGTCATTAGCTTGCTCTTTTGGGTCTGACTTCCTCATGACTCAGCCTGACTCCATCTAGTGTTAGTTTTGGAAACTCGAATCCTTCTTCTCCTCTCTGAAAGTCCCTCTATTTGCAGAGGAGCTCTGTTACGATACCTGCCAAGAACAGCTCCCCGCACGTGGTGAGGGCGATGTATTAATTATCAGGGGTATAAATTCTCATCCAGCCAttgcctcccagcctccctctcTCCTGGCCTTTATTTCTTGCCTCCCTCACCCACCTGCTTCCTCTAGCATCCCTTCATGTTTTTTCATGAACTTTGCTTTCAGAAAGTTCGTTGTTGAATAACTATTGGAGCCATCTTTCCTGGATTATGAAAATTGCCTTCTATAGCCCTGATAGCTCAAAATAACCCAGAACTTCCAAAAAACACATATAACAGAGACGCTCCTCTTAGATGATCATGCATAAGAACATAAAAAGCACAGTGACTGCTCATTCAGCAGTGTTTTCAAATGGGTCTGTGTTGTATTGCTCACAGCAGCATCTTCCCACACAGACGTATGTGTGTCAGAGTCCATCATGAATGaccacatgcacatacacacacatatacacaggcaatacatgcacagacacacacatatgcatgtgcacacacaacaGGATTAAGGATCAGGCTTTGTGAAATTTCATTCTGTGTGAAGTCCATGGCTAAGATGTCCCTGAAGCATGGTCTGCTTCAAGGTCTGGCGATTTGCAAAGCAAAGTGCCTTAACTCAAAGTCCCCCTCAATGTGTGCCAGGAATTCAAATGGTCAAGGTAGTGTCCCTGTGCTGGGTGGAGTTCCAGTACTTTAGAGCCTTCCCCGTGGTGAGAAGGGCACTGTGCTAGAATCTCCACATGTTTCAATATTCCTGACCACAGGGGCTGAGCTGGCCACAGCAGTCTGTGTCCTCTGCCTGGGTACCTAAGCACCCAGCAGAGGGCCCCTGAGGCCACGTGGTGCCAGGATCTTCACCATGGCCAACACAGCCCATCCACTCAAAACAGACTCCTCCTGCACTCCTCACCACAGATGCTACCTGGACCCACAAAGGCAACAAAGGTTCTAGGAAGTCAATCCTTCTCACCCTTACAGACTCAATCCGCGGCCTCCTCATGTCCTCCAAGAGCCCTGTGTGAAAACCTTTATAATGGCCAGTCCTCCCTGATTCCATGGTGGGAGAGGCTGACTCAGCGCCCAACCCACAGCCATCTGAGTACTGTCCTTGGGTCAGCGGGGACCGGGACACCCTCCTGGCCAGGTGCCGCAGCTGCACACTTAGGAGAACCTGTGATTGTGCCAAGCCCCCTAGGGCTAGAAGAACACAGAGCTTCCCCGAGGCAAATGCCTCTTAGGGCAGGGAGAAAGGAGGGGTGTGAAGAGCTGGCCAGCATGGAGCTCTACTCTCCCGCATCAGTGGATTTGGGGGCACTGGGAGCTGTTCAGCGTGTTTcttctataaaaaagaatgtgacAACTTCAGCCAACGTGGGTCTGggtgtgtgtgaatatgtgtgtgtgtgtgtgtgtgagagagagagagagagagacagagagagagagagagagatgggacaCATGGCATCTCTGGTCCCTCAACCTGAAATATCCCCAATTCGACCACACATTTCCAAAACCCCCTGAAGCTGGTTACATGCCCTGGGTGCAGAGAATGTGACATGGCCAGCAAGAGGAGTGCTGTGTGGCCACCGGGGCCTGGACACTTCACAGGCCCACTCAATCTAAGTTGACCACACATCCCTATTTCCCTAGGACAGTCCAGGCTCACACCCATCATCCTGGTGCAACTTTTACAGAGCCTCTTCTCACTCTCACAAAGTCCTGTCTTGGATGATAAGTTATATATCCTGTCTTCTCCAGCCCAGGACCCAGTGGACTGACACAAACTTGGGGTGGGGGGATGACATGGGAGgggacagagagaaggagagtgaGAGTCAGAAACAGAAGGAGAGATGGTATGCTGGGAGACAGAGTTGATGAAATGTGCTTTAATGCTTCACAATCAGAAACCACTGCTGAAAACTAGAATAtctgaaggaggagaaaaaaagtgaACTTCTCAAGAAAATCCATGTCCAGCTCATCCCAAGTTCATGACTCCATGAGGGCTGATGAGTCATGACCCACAGCCACAATGCACCATGTGTTCATCCCTCATGCAGCCATTAATCCACCCACTCCTTCAATAGACACTACTTGGAAGTTACCCAGTCCCTGGTCCCATGGAAGAACCGGAGGGTGAGACTGGGCTCTGGGTACTTTCTAAAAGCCACTATTCCTGTGTCAACCCAGACCTCTGTCCTAAATGCCAGCCACTTACTAGACATCTCCTCTATATGGAAGTGTCCAGAAACCTTTGGCTCACCATGTTCAAAAAAATATCATCTCACCCAGCTCACTGCCCAAAGCTGCTC
The Pongo abelii isolate AG06213 chromosome 8, NHGRI_mPonAbe1-v2.0_pri, whole genome shotgun sequence genome window above contains:
- the LOC100939185 gene encoding uncharacterized protein LOC100939185 isoform X2 — encoded protein: MEPSDNFASQTSSLPAGVQDITRQRQALLEFPTHRNFTFKIKAWAQIISLASYITVPLPSGQKESRSRLTGGAGAINESRPQKPTEVRGAPSTAPSSECCGKKSTKYHPLE